In the Necator americanus strain Aroian chromosome X, whole genome shotgun sequence genome, acaattccttggtggtcttcgaaattcgatccaagtttgtcatgcgcggcttcgaggcacgctcagcacatgCTCGTAATcttctgagcagcatctcgtagtccacgttagGGTCCTCGACGTGCCAGTCGCCTTGGGAccaggagtcctcgagtacacAATCATCgtagacttcttttctccttcgttgccgatagcagatgttcttttccatcgtgtggctaggtcttattttcgcacgaaggagacggtgatcagaaccactacaaaagaaTGGTACTACCGAAACGTCACGTAGACACCACCTCGAggcgattgccattttcattccggtcccctagtccaaatcttccaatcctgtattcctcttctgtggcctttcctagttttgcgttgaagtctccgacaacgaatctgtagaaggacttctcattgcggattacttcctccagctcctcgtaaaacgcgtccaattcgaaTTCATTAGCTGCTGATGTtagtgagtagcagttgatgatactgatgggtttttggcgcagagggcggaggcgaaggatggccagacgaggtgacaggatttCATGAAAATCGACAACAAGATGGatgacagatgggtgcacaacaaaaccaacaccgcctacatttcgcgacggaaccttctctcaccgaatgacgagtgtaccgtcattcatctgtcgtacgtcgctccttctgcacttggtctcctgcagagcaatcacttgaaatttgataccctctgcagctccgagaagggcatgcaggtcagcgtctgtggaaactattctcgcgttgtaagtacacagtccgagacagtctccatggcgagtcgtgcgtgtgtcgccttggtccagaatcaatgacgtcctgagcaacctgagatttgatcgcttctcaccggtcgccataccgtccgacgtctgaggtGCCAGGGCctagtgtgcagggtactgaagcagtgaatatgctggagcggcaaaaagacttttccccaaactaagcagccatgccacggcgagcttagctttcaccacaggtcgtcgcccaacctatatggatcagggagccaccttgcgacattttgccaagacggtggtgaatcttagcagtggtttactcttagctatgcttccgattccgagaaggcggagtgtcggatgtgtcgaactcctcagcttgggagacccggAGGACGAACTTCCACTGtccatcgcagttcgacgcccagagccacctccacgccactattaggcggtaaaccgttgtggaggaatAAGtcatatgtacatacatatttatctatgtatatatatatatacatatatatgtatatacatgtatacatacatatgtatatacatgtatatttatgtatatatacgtatatatgtacattacatatatatttatatatataatattcactatatatatatatatatatatatattgcttGTTAGCATTGCGATCACTAGTCTATGTTTAAACGGATAGACGATGGGGCGTTTGTTGAAATTAGTAGTacattttgtttgttcttatttcaattttttttgaatatattcTTAGTAGTTTGACCCATCTATTCCTGCATGCATTGAAGTTAATACTAACGGCTTGTTACACGTAAACACATTGCAGTTCTCCCTTAGTTCGGTCTTGAAAGTCTCTTATCTACATTTCTCATTCAAGAATTTAAGCCGTTAATTGAATTCAATACCGAATGCGTAAAATATCTTAGcttttggaaaataaattatgaatattttgttgTCCGCTGATTATTACACTTTCTTTGTAAAACTAAAAGAATCGATATGACGCAGTTGTTAATGACACCTTTCTTCTTACGAAttgcttccagaattttgtGGAGCCGTCGTGTATCTTGAAAATCAGCACAGACAGTCACGGGCATGTCGGGAGACCACATTACTGTGCTGTAGGAGAAGAAACTGTTATCACCACAAGAACGAAAACTCGATCTGATGCATCGAAAGGTGCAAAGTTACTCCCGGAAAATATAGAGGATGGTGCATATCATGAACGTAACAACAACGAAGATTCAAGCTATGTTTCATCACACAATGAAGAGACCGTAGACCATCGAACAACGAACAGGTCGACACTTAAATCAGTTTCATGTCATTCATTTCTATCAATTCCAAAAGCAAGGAACACAGAGCAGAGGTTGTTTTGATCTGGTATGAAGATAGTTAAGGTATCAAAGCAAAGCTTTTGGTGATCGTGGACATCCGCGCAAAGGCCGAGGAACGCCTTATTCTTATAGATCCGGTTGTGAGGTTTGTTCCCTaggctcttcttctttttttcctaacaaatacaaactttttgaaggattctttttcacaacgatttaCTCGAGTTCGCGATAGCAGAGTTGCGAGTACTACGGGGCATGCTTTGAGTTTGCTCAGCCAAGTAAAGGGGAGACATGACTTCCAACAACAGCATAGTCGCCGAAAGGTCAAGGTGATTTAATTCCTACCATTTGTATAGCATACTGCTAATCGGACAAGCTGTGTAATTTTCAAGTGATGCAGTAATCTGccttttttattcacttcagaaaaaaaagtcatttcaaaaaatagttgAGATAATTTTCCAGCGCATCTTGTCACATTGCAACAAGTCGACTGGACAAAATGACAGTTGTTTGATTTTGGAAtcacttaaaaaagaaatatctcaGCTGTGAAACGACATCTTAGTGTATGATCCCTCAATCTTCATTACTAGACCCACCCGAGTCCTTGGTTTGCACTATCTACGAGATCCGAAAGCGAGATCACTCTTTAATCGTGAACAAGTGTTTAAGATTTCTAGGCTGTTCTTCACTAGAGGGCAGGCGTTTAAGACTTATATGTTGCCTTCCACTAGTGGCCAAGTGTTTGAGTATTTTAAGCTGTTCAGCCCTTACAGGATCCAAAGTGGTCTGCGTAACGCTCTGATTCCACTGTGATCCTAGCGGATCGAAAGTCGTCTGACCGCTGCTGACCTGGCTTCACCGTCGGACGCCTCCgtgtaattacggctgccgctctaCCTGCTAAAAGCATCCACGACTGCATGGATCATCTACACCTCCACACTGACCTCGAACCAACGCCACGCGCGATGTTCGCGTTGCAGCAGAGCGGTGGAAACCGCGAATTTGAAAGGGAGAGGCGTGAAAAGTGAATCGACGCAGCAAGTTCTGACAGACGAATGTGGCAAATTAAGCGCATATTATCGGAAATTAAGAATAAGTAGACCTATCCAATTAAAAGATGTATCACCAGAAGCATGCCAAGAGGTGATATGCTGAGAGTGGCAATATTGACATGCGTGACCTACATTGACTTCTTTTGAGGAACTATACACAGATAAGAATAATAACAGAAACATACTGCAGAAAAAAGCACATACATATGTTTCTACACTTTCCATAACTTCACACATTTCACGCGATATCTAATCTATCTAAATTCGCAGCACATAAGTATGTGTTCGTTCGTGTTTCTTTGTTTGCTTTGAAAAGGTTGGTAATTTTTGGGAGTTTTATGTCGCACTCCATGTCCTTTGTTCAGGCAGACTTTTGGCTTTCCGCTTATACTTCTCAATAAGTGTTCTCAAGTTCGGCTATTGctttggttttattttctgcCCGCCATCGGTGCAATTTATTTTAGATAGGAAGCATCAAATGTATGTACCTTGACATTGATCTCTTTGCCTTCATACATAAATCTTTTATATAAACTTTATATGGGGAactgtaaagagggtcccggcggattctccgcgaatgcctccgaaacataacgtgcccagtggatatgcggATACGCGAAAatacctcgaagaggtcacgctTCAGTCGTTCacgaagacgcagacaaccgtcttggatgttcttctagccacaaggacgcagaaaactgcgcagttacaaggaaatatgcaaagaaaagtGGTATGAGCTGttgaaattaccgaataattcaaaaaattatagtGTTAGacagaagtacatgggattttgtatggtgttctaatgaagaaagggagtgagtttgtatttatatcaccttcagaaagtctagaaatcttaccaaatttgaactctttttcttcctgtaagttccaagaagtcagagatatagaaggtccctctgtccggaaataaattaggctacaaaaaagcttgagaGTTACAGGATatcgataattctcattaccgttacttttgaaagctggaatgctCCGTTttgacgaaaatttttatgcacgtaatgGTTACAGTTGGCATGGTttcaaatttgagatcaccCCACATCACAAATTTCcagtggatgtgtctgattctccagaacaatttaGTAGATAATGAATTATATcttagccggtgatgcagcgtatgattagcggtaagTAAGCAAAGTCAGTTATTTAGGTactaacgaaagtgaatctcttcaggacacgcaccatcgctaattgctctgacgacaTGAGCGGGGCacgctcgaaattccgccgggaccctctttacacgcacccacTTTATGTAACAAACTATGTAACAAACTATGTAACTTTTATATAACTACTGGTACATAAGTGTCCGTGAACGCAGAGATCTCCGTTTCTTTTCGCTATATTCTCCACACTACTCTCATTCTGAGTCAGAGACGTGGCAGTGCCGAcatcttaatttttctatgtttttggACGTGGAGTTTAGCAACGCCTGTACCTGCAGTGTTTCTCAATGCTTGTTTTACAGTTAGACTTCCACCAGAGGTCCTACTCAGAGGTGAAGTCGATAAGCCAAGATGGATCAAATCGATTACGAAGTCCCGTTGTCTCTAGTGAAGGTTATGATGAATGGGAAACGGCTAGCGAGAGCAGTGCTCCTGCTACCCGAGAAAACCTCTCCGAGTTCGTTAATTATTCGCGAAGCTTAGTGCTGATACACGTCTTACTGCTTACTAACTacacatttttcagttttgtcATAGGTGCGGGGCGCACTTCGAATCGATGCAGGAACTCGTGTGCGATTTCAGTAACATCAAATCTTGCAAACTCTAATCAGGGATCAAATCGTTCCGAACGAAGCCAGTCCGCGTCGTATTTGGGAAGTATTGTTGTGCCAAGTAATGGTCAGCATTCTCATGGCTCAGAAAACGCCCTAACCGCCAGCCGTATGTGCCAGTCCCCTTCTGGAAGTTACAACAATGACAACCACGAGAATTGCCCTAGAGTAAAGGAAAcaattctttgaaatattttcctttgttatgttatttctgtttttcacaCTACATTTCTCTTGAAATAGCCGTTTTTTCTAGAGTGTTTCGGATGCGCTGGCGGGTCTTGATATCAATAATATTGCAAGCGTTGTAGTCATTGATGATCAGTTAGTTGATGCAGTAAGCGTAGATGCTTGTGAGGAATTCGAAGAGGTAGTTGTTGTTGGTGTAATTCAATACAGATGAACGCTTTTGTCATCTTATGTTTGCCTCACTTAGGTATTGAACAAACGAGCGAAGAAACAGAAAGCTCTCTTACAACAAGCAAagttagaagaagaaaagaggagaataaaggaaaaggaaCGACATCTTCGCGGTCAAAATAAAAGGGTCACTCGTCAAAACAGCACTAGGAAGGGCATGTTTCTTTCTAATATGTTTCTCGATTGCCTCTTATCTGTTGAATAGTGCGTACATTTcagatttcaaaaagagtGATGTCGAGAAAggccaaaaaaagaaaatggaaatttggAATGGACCTGCTGAGCAGAAAGCCGAGATAAAACAGCAACATAGAAGCACGGTGGAATCACATGCCATTCCAGATTCGCTTTGTACACTCATCACTAGTGGTAACATGGCTATGAATGAAACTCCTGAAATACACAAAGAAGTCCCCGTAAAGACTGTTTGGAACAGTGCTCATATCGCTGAAGGCAAGGAGTCGATAGAAGGGGTATGTTCGAATCTTAAACAGGTCTATGTACCTATGTCATTTCAAGAACTTCGACGTAGCCCGCGAATATGTATTTACACACGagaaattcatatttttatattgtagATCTAAATGAAGCAGTCAAGCGTTATTTTCAGTCCAATAATTGTATACTTTTCGTAAGGGATCTCCAAAGTTAATAAAACTGGAACCAGGACATGAGGTAGCAACACGTTAGGGAAATGAATTAATGGACAGAGAAGCAAAATCTCAAGAATTTGGTGCCAGGAAGGGAGTACTGAACATGTTTGACTGtgcttgaatcttggcatactGAACACATAGTTTTCATTGGTTTGAGCCCTCTCGAAAGCGTCATCATCGTTCAGAGGGCATCTAGACAGGATTTTTGAAAGCCAATCTTTTAAGAATAGTCAAACGTAGCGAGCTTTTGCATGTCAAATGCAACACTTTCTTGCGTTTGAACTCTAACTAGCAAATATTTATGCAGGTTTTCACCCAAATGCGCTTAATGAGCTCGCACGAGaagcattttcaaaaaagaaaaaaaaaatacgctgTAGCGCTTCTGACATCTATGACGTCTAGCGTTGGGTTTATATGATGGAAAGCCGTCAACCCTCCTCTTCCTAGTTGTcttctttcaaacttttctccATATTATGAGTGTTACTAGAACCTGACTGACCAATTTGGCTAAAAGACAAGGTGTGCTGAAGAAAATCTCGGCGGGGTGGGGAATTCGTGGACGATGGTTATCTGACTTTAGTTCTAATAATATAGCGTGCGTAGACGCGATAAGCTCTTAAAAATATCAAGCCTAAGTGGAGGGCAAAATAGCAAAGCTCCttgctcaaaggcatcaccccgcgaatgtggagtggtacggatttccggtggagtattcgtatacggggttgtagattatgaggaggagggtggttccgttcatttcttcctaattgacgtagaaaacggcccggaagatacggcttcaagcgtttcggcgcactattctctacaaggagttctattggagtgcgccagccctgtgcggcgccgcatcttccgggccgtttttttttacggcaatcagaaagaaatagacggaaccccctcctctccataatctactgtcctgtgtacgaatactccatctgaaatccgtaccacctcagattcgtggtatgctgcctttaacacagACCGCCAAAATCAGAGTGAAACATGTTGCAGCTTGAGAGTAAGCAGGCAAGAAGGTATTTTCTACGCTCGCCACAGGCACCAGAACAATCGAAAAACAAACCATGCAGTACACATTTTAATGAATTATTCACTAGAAGTTGGAATCACCTAGCAGCGCAACAAAATAGAGAATTGGAAATGaagtaagaacatttcttATTGGTTTTAGGATTGGTGATCTGACTGGATTTTCAACTTCTATGATTAATGTGAGAGTAAGTGTAGCACAGTGGCATGAGATTACCAATAAGGCAATCGGGTCGtcggtttgaaaccgccccagGCAAACCATCCTAATATTTCAATTGTGTCGATgtattggtaccaggcttgtttGAGATGAAGGATACTGATTTGATCCAGCGGTCCATCTCTGGAAGACATATATGCCACACGAACTCATTAATCCTTAAGATACTAAATCAAAGTTTAGTGCGATGTACTCcgaagggattgatcaacgctaaGCGTTTTATCCTTTGTGaataatagaacaaaaaaattctgagcaTCTTGCCtgatttcttctgaaatcGAAAGGAGAAAATGGAGTTTTTATGCAatgttcttaaaggcatcatcccacgaatctgaggtggtacggatgaggtgatgcctttaaacacaaGGCCCCTAAACACCACGTTTTATTCGCTCTTGATACTCATTTATGCAGGTTTTGACAGATATCTTCATAAAACATTCTATGGAATGTAGCGAATGTAATCCGCAATTTTCATTAGAGTTCATGTGTTTGTCATGCTGTCGCTCACTCGTCATAGTGCTGAATAGTGATTACATGTTGAATACACCTACTTCGCTACTCTAGCGAGGtgtgttgaggagtgagaaaGACTTGTAATAATGTCTGGAGCAataattatttccttttgtAACCTATCGAATTGGATGTTTTCCCTGAGATCGATATTATACGTAGCTCGCAGATGGTGCCCTTTTACAGTGATCGATTTAATAACTTTGTTGCATTTTCACAGCAGATATATCGCTTATAGAATGAACAAAGCCTGATGGAAGCGTATTTGAGAGTGCTAATTCCAGACATCGTAATCTTGGGTGTGTGATGTAATGCGCCTGGGtaattaaatgaattaattaaatggTATTATGACTGATCTTGAGGCGCATTGTTTCTCCGAATTAGTATTTGTTTTGCGCTTATAAACAGCAATCAAGGAAAGATATCAGATGTGTATAATTAGGGGGAAGCGAGGgagcggtcgttaggtacccacagGCGATTATGTGCAcccgaataagtgcctgcagaagaggctgtcgaaAGACCAAAGCAGACATATTGAGCTACCTGTGATCATTAAGCTACGCCATGAATTTCCACATCACCGAGGTCGTGCGCCGCGTTTTTATTGCAATTACTTTGTAGAGTTGGCTTCTAGAagggttcaaagaacaaaaaggtaaCGAGGTAGCaacgaagaaaacgaaaaaaaaaaagaatttaaaaaatggaaatgctGATGATTGCCTAGATTGCCTGCATCTCTATACAACAAAACATCCAACATTCATCAACGCTTCAaacattctttatttttgtgatgAATTGTCCGAAGAACTAACTtccaaaatcatttttttcgtgcaaaaaGCTGAAGCTTCCTcaccttttttgaagaatcttGACGGAATCCTACTTATTGTCAAAATGCGAAATCTTCAGTCAAGAACTTTTCCCAGCAACAGGGCACTACAGTACACTCGGAAGCATTTTCATCACTTCGCGAtttgattaaattttgaattggaTCTGTGTGCATAGTGGGCAATTTTGAATTCATCAGGGAATAACTATTCGAGTTTCCTGTTTTGACAGCATCTGTATCGATTCTTTGAAACCAAATAAAGTAAAGCGTTACAAAATATATTACAATTAGTTGATACATCTTTTCACTTTATCTTCTTGAGCCGTAAGatctttttgcttgttttacacaaataaaacactatcatttccttcttctggcATTTCGTCTGCAGTcgtttgatttattttctatacGTGAACGATCGTTACTCTGTGCAGAGAAAATAGCAGAGATACAATGCCCTTGCGAGGCAGGTTTCACACCTTATTAGAAGACCAGTCTGAACGGTCGGCTGAAGCCGtgcttcagactttctgttgTGTTCTCtttgctccccttcactgatcaactaaattcaatattaatgcccttttctgtgaaattaaaCTTGcgtatctctaacaatctttttttttattataaacaaAGGtggaagatttcatagttttctttctgaacgcttcatttctacatttggagaatagtCAAACGTCAGCATCAAACACTCTTTTCAAcaccaatataatgtagacacaatttgaaagcattactccaAATATGGGCTTTCCTCCTGTTCTCCCACCCAAGAGTTATCAAAGAATAATgttttagcacaaaatgacgtgaaagacatcatcctactgataaagattacgttctacgtcagatcatgtaaactcttcgctattatttaagcagctgtatgcatgcgtgtttccactttctgagggagacatgttaccaacctgagggaagcgtgcaaggaaatagaaacgCGGAGCAGTCGTAGAAGTGAAACGCAACACTGACAGTAGCCACGTGTacgaaacggttgcaacgtcacATTAACCTCTCGCTACATACAcatgaagttattgcgcaccaatccgacgctgcgGGACCCGTCCAATCCCACttcatagctttctggcgtcggcgcatcaactcgacgccggtggacccgtctcaccctttttcgaaattcgtgacacacagacgtggcagaataagccggttatatagcatgatgagGGACGCTGATAGACGATGTGTGGGCGAGGTGAAAggcgaacgcagcgcaatgtTCTGTTGATGCTGATAACTGCTGCTaagcgcaattaacgatcaTTGTTGCCAGTCGTTCTCCTTAAAGATAAGCTACTGCGGAAGCTGCGgatacctaacgatacgcacccccTTTACCATGATCACCAAGTGCAAAAGGCAGAAGATGACGCGTGCTCGTATCTTTGGAATAGTGATTGATAGgtccaaaaaatatttttgattcaGTAACAAACATTGGATGAGTTTGTGAGCGAATCACATTTAAGACTTTTCCATCGCTTTATACTCAACAGCTGCAAGTTAGCGTAATCGATCGGTTGTATTAGGTTGACGCACAAGTTTTCAAGTTTCAAAAACATACTTTCTGCTGAAATGTCAGTAATGGCTCTGAGATTGGCACAGGTGTGACATTTAATCAGACACTTGATATTCATTAACAAAACgacatttcagttttttttttaatttcacatCTTTATATGCTTAAGCTCACATCAGGGTCCCTCCATTATCCCTCCTCCAATCGCGAGGCCCAACCCGCGGTCCAAATCTGCTGCTTCTGATACGCCATCAGGCTTTCATGATCTAGTCAGGTGAAGTTGCAAATACTAACATTAAGTTGTTAGGATTGTTATTAtataatggaagaaaaatattgaaaccCTTCATAGGCAACAAATAGTTGAGTTACCAGTGTCTCTTTCGTCTAGTCAACCATCGCGTGGTGAAAAATATGACTTCACTTTTGATCCGCATCTACATGAGGtaatttgcttgttttttttttttgtataaaccTTACAGTTGAAAGGAAATCGGAGAAGGAATGCGCTTTTAGGAGCAAATTTCTAACGAGAAAGTTCTTGCTTCACTTTCAACGGGCGCAAGTTCAGAGGCGGGAAGCATGACAGATGATTTTCGACTAAAGGAAAAACTGTACAAAGTGAAGGTATCTTATATAAATTTTCAGCAATCACACTGTTGATTTTTGGGATATTAGATCTGCTTTCATATTCGTCTGTTTGAAGGGTCTGTGGTCGGGGGAAGAAAAAGACTCAGAATCAAATCTTCCTTCTAATGTTGCGAAGGTAAAACCGCAACCCCAGTCCGGAGTGGAGCACTTTCACAACGACGGGAAACAAGTAGTGACAATCCCAAATGGTTGCCACACAATTCCTCCGAAGAGTCCTGGAATTGGTAAGtattctgcacttttttcttggtcttttaaattgttttttttttcagcaccgTTCCCTTCGGGGCTGGGTGGTTTTATGTTTTCACCCTATCCAGTAATGTTCGGTGACATGTCAATTAGCCGGGGCTATACTTCCATGGGTTCACTTGTTCAACCTCTTATCCCTTCTTCGAATGCATCTACTACTCCCGTCGGTCAACAGCTTTATCAACAACCTCATTCCCTTGCTGCGGCCGCTGCTGTGAACCAGCGTTCTCTCCAGATTCGCTCCAACTACATGGATCAAAACGCTATCTTTCCAAGTAATCGTATGTTTTAGAAGGAGAATTGAGAGTATTTGCTAAGGGTTGACTTATTCGAACCGTTTCAGTTCCACCATCACAAAACGTGACATGGAATGTTCCAAATATGCTAGACAGCACGGGTAGTGCTGCTCTGTCAGGGGCTTCATCGCCGCAGCACCCACATACTCATA is a window encoding:
- a CDS encoding hypothetical protein (NECATOR_CHRX.G23050.T1), which translates into the protein MLDSQTRLSGSMPVDRAFSVTMENFYNTQAKELTQAKPVITWQCEGIQVEIPWGPLEAPRIYPNKWVVEDTSNENEQKSSADVSISSERYILGSRYTVSEDLNEIPRHHSFSERTRFQGSCDARAPHSNYCCAKLCKNDQKFDNTNRNEECFSRECNQIIVTRLDADRLAHSSQKPCTSDFFDGRENVQKGGSYRSHEHDRDDTIIKSRHKRTSFRCIDNEDVNQRAVTGAGSSEWSVEDHMRSRAIVSVKKTLEFEDVTDDDDDIQMTKLDKPNIRVVKRVAESNGVSLNENNGDSIHHPETGSVSNEPHPTEFHLETKREEIGNVIDHTHSSDSNMNASTVAYRNPGFARKDGNLCRIHHYDRLPSGCLAELRSGRLQKCSSSNEHDTSEHDLSISLPAENVWAKRQEERESQEREKLSRMPNIMQQAIEQHFPSVSEAALIKLDKDAARRMPDSDFARAALRAKRHQGSNDVRQLNCSKELFQRRTTLCGQRFEKECDHRGQGPTKMATKDQQHLPHREGNHKDFWSRGSRRQIVSRGKCARTRGRTTALAHSQVLRRSLPNKKNVAKENFVEPSCILKISTDSHGHVGRPHYCAVGEETVITTRTKTRSDASKGAKLLPENIEDGAYHERNNNEDSSYVSSHNEETVDHRTTNRYQSKAFGDRGHPRKGRGTPYSYRSGCEDSFSQRFTRVRDSRVASTTGHALSLLSQVKGRHDFQQQHSRRKVKLDFHQRSYSEVKSISQDGSNRLRSPVVSSEGYDEWETASESSAPATRENLSDFVIGAGRTSNRCRNSCAISVTSNLANSNQGSNRSERSQSASYLGSIVVPSNGQHSHGSENALTASRMCQSPSGSYNNDNHENCPRSVSDALAGLDINNIASVVVIDDQLVDAVSVDACEEFEEVLNKRAKKQKALLQQAKLEEEKRRIKEKERHLRGQNKRVTRQNSTRKDFKKSDVEKGQKKKMEIWNGPAEQKAEIKQQHRSTVESHAIPDSLCTLITSGNMAMNETPEIHKEVPVKTVWNSAHIAEGKESIEGGPSIIPPPIARPNPRSKSAASDTPSGFHDLVRQQIVELPVSLSSSQPSRGEKYDFTFDPHLHEEQISNEKVLASLSTGASSEAGSMTDDFRLKEKLYKVKGLWSGEEKDSESNLPSNVAKVKPQPQSGVEHFHNDGKQVVTIPNGCHTIPPKSPGIAPFPSGLGGFMFSPYPVMFGDMSISRGYTSMGSLVQPLIPSSNASTTPVGQQLYQQPHSLAAAAAVNQRSLQIRSNYMDQNAIFPIPPSQNVTWNVPNMLDSTGSAALSGASSPQHPHTHMSSPLQAPAPNMSLLHRGHAHTTMTQNHPQSLTHGYGVGISSITVASGPMGPPPTVTATTTLGPLAPIPPPELMNIPPPIGSQRVAPVTIQYAGFPPAPPLTHAIHPSHDFSQPPPSVRFAHPPPNQHSQWDKCLTRTFAGSRQQFAIFPTGGVHQ
- a CDS encoding hypothetical protein (NECATOR_CHRX.G23050.T2), translated to MKGFVSTRADSNLRSIVQAAELQATALNPLYTYKWVVEDTSNENEQKSSADVSISSERYILGSRYTVSEDLNEIPRHHSFSERTRFQGSCDARAPHSNYCCAKLCKNDQKFDNTNRNEECFSRECNQIIVTRLDADRLAHSSQKPCTSDFFDGRENVQKGGSYRSHEHDRDDTIIKSRHKRTSFRCIDNEDVNQRAVTGAGSSEWSVEDHMRSRAIVSVKKTLEFEDVTDDDDDIQMTKLDKPNIRVVKRVAESNGVSLNENNGDSIHHPETGSVSNEPHPTEFHLETKREEIGNVIDHTHSSDSNMKCSSSNEHDTSEHDLSISLPAENVWAKRQEERESQEREKLSRMPNIMQQAIEQHFPSVSEAALIKLDKDAARRMPDSDFARAALRAKRHQGSNDVRQLNCSKELFQRRTTLCGQRFEKECDHRGQGPTKMATKDQQHLPHREGNHKDFWSRGSRRQIVSRGKCARTRGRTTALAHSQVLRRSLPNKKNVAKENFVEPSCILKISTDSHGHVGRPHYCAVGEETVITTRTKTRSDASKGAKLLPENIEDGAYHERNNNEDSSYVSSHNEETVDHRTTNRYQSKAFGDRGHPRKGRGTPYSYRSGCEDSFSQRFTRVRDSRVASTTGHALSLLSQVKGRHDFQQQHSRRKVKLDFHQRSYSEVKSISQDGSNRLRSPVVSSEGYDEWETASESSAPATRENLSDFVIGAGRTSNRCRNSCAISVTSNLANSNQGSNRSERSQSASYLGSIVVPSNGQHSHGSENALTASRMCQSPSGSYNNDNHENCPRSVSDALAGLDINNIASVVVIDDQLVDAVSVDACEEFEEVLNKRAKKQKALLQQAKLEEEKRRIKEKERHLRGQNKRVTRQNSTRKDFKKSDVEKGQKKKMEIWNGPAEQKAEIKQQHRSTVESHAIPDSLCTLITSGNMAMNETPEIHKEVPVKTVWNSAHIAEGKESIEGGPSIIPPPIARPNPRSKSAASDTPSGFHDLVRQQIVELPVSLSSSQPSRGEKYDFTFDPHLHEEQISNEKVLASLSTGASSEAGSMTDDFRLKEKLYKVKGLWSGEEKDSESNLPSNVAKVKPQPQSGVEHFHNDGKQVVTIPNGCHTIPPKSPGIAPFPSGLGGFMFSPYPVMFGDMSISRGYTSMGSLVQPLIPSSNASTTPVGQQLYQQPHSLAAAAAVNQRSLQIRSNYMDQNAIFPIPPSQNVTWNVPNMLDSTGSAALSGASSPQHPHTHMSSPLQAPAPNMSLLHRGHAHTTMTQNHPQSLTHGYGVGISSITVASGPMGPPPTVTATTTLGPLAPIPPPELMNIPPPIGSQRVAPVTIQYAGFPPAPPLTHAIHPSHDFSQPPPSVRFAHPPPNQHSQWDKCLTRTFAGSRQQFAIFPTGGVHQ